The stretch of DNA TCAAGGGGGCAAGGCCCCCATGGGTTCAATCAGTCTTCCAATGTGGAAATATCGCCTACTGGTAGGCCAAGCTCCTGTGCTTTTAAAACCCTCCTCATTATCTTTCCGCTTCTTGTCTTGGGAAGTTTTTCCACAAACTCTATCTCATCGGGGACTGCAATAGCACCCAAAACCTGTCTTACATGTTGCTTTATATCTTCCTTCAGCCTATCGGAAGGTTCCACACCTTTCTTAAGTATTACAAAAGCTTTTATAGATTCTCCTTTTATCTCGTGAGGCTTTCCTATAACCGCCGCCTCCGCCACTGCGCTATGGTCCACCAAAGCAGACTCCACTTCCATAGTGCCTATTCTGTGCCCTGCTACGTTCAAAACATCATCCGCCCTTCCAAGGATCATTATGTAACCTTCTTCGTCGTAAGTGGCCAAGTCCCCTGTAAAGTAAACATTTCCTGGAATAGCAGTCCAATACTTTTCATACCTTTCTGGCTCTCCCCAACAAGTTCTGAGCATGGATGGCCAGGGAGTTTTTATTATTAAATTCCCCACAGTGTTTGGAGGCAAGGGGTTTCCTGAACCGTCCACCACCGCTGGCTCTATGGTAAAGAAGGGCTTCCCAGCCTTTCCTGGCTTTGCCGGATAGGATGGGATAGTGGTTATCATGTGGGCGCCCGTTTCTGTTTGCCACCATGTATCCACTATTACGCATTTCCCCCTTCCTATGTTTTTGTAATACCACTCCCAAGCTTCCGGATTTATAGGCTCGCCCACACTACCCAGAATTCTCAGAGAAGAAAGGTCGTACTTGGCTGGCCACTCCTCTCCGTACCTCATAAACATTCTTATAGCAGTGGGTGCGGTGTAAAAGATATTTACTCTATACTTTTCTACATAACTCCACCATCTGCCCGGGTCTGGATAATCTGGCGCACCCTCCACAGTTAGAGAAGTTAGCCCATTGGCAAGGGGTCCATAAACTATGTAAGAGTGTCCTGTTATCCATCCAATATCTGCGGTGCACCAGTAGATGTCATCCTCG from Thermocrinis sp. encodes:
- the acs gene encoding acetate--CoA ligase, whose protein sequence is MEAKDEVLLKVEDKYHPPKDVLDRAWIKDYETLYQESIRDREGFWAKVAEELHWFKKWDKVLDWQFPYAQWFVGAKTNITYNCLDRHVNNGRRNKVAYIWLDEENNEKKITYGELLELVSRIANGLKSLGVRKGDRISIYMPNTIEAIACMLACARIGAIHSVVFAGFSEGALRTRIEDAKAKIVITATYTKRRGKKIDLLSTALRAIDGFSFVDKVVVWDRDKDVLNGENPQLVSLDKLIQESSPACEPEVMDAEDPLFILYTSGTTGKPKGVLHTTGGYMVGTYYTTKVVFDAHEDDIYWCTADIGWITGHSYIVYGPLANGLTSLTVEGAPDYPDPGRWWSYVEKYRVNIFYTAPTAIRMFMRYGEEWPAKYDLSSLRILGSVGEPINPEAWEWYYKNIGRGKCVIVDTWWQTETGAHMITTIPSYPAKPGKAGKPFFTIEPAVVDGSGNPLPPNTVGNLIIKTPWPSMLRTCWGEPERYEKYWTAIPGNVYFTGDLATYDEEGYIMILGRADDVLNVAGHRIGTMEVESALVDHSAVAEAAVIGKPHEIKGESIKAFVILKKGVEPSDRLKEDIKQHVRQVLGAIAVPDEIEFVEKLPKTRSGKIMRRVLKAQELGLPVGDISTLED